The following coding sequences are from one Clostridioides difficile ATCC 9689 = DSM 1296 window:
- a CDS encoding DUF819 domain-containing protein, protein MKSFVSPDNIWVLWAVVTGWAAFSIYLEQKYNWASKVSGAIIALVGAMLLSNLNIIPVESVVYDQVWGYVVPLAIALLLYQCNIKKIWKESGRLLIIFLVGSVGTVLGAMIGFLALKNVVPDLNIVAAMMTGSYIGGNVNFAAMSGAFDAPGELVSATVVADNLLMALYFFVLIAIPSIGFFRKHFKHPHVDEMESIGITEGETVAANYWGRKEISLKDIAIAIGSAFIIVAVSVELSTWFKAIIPLSNPFLAMLNTLFGNQYLIITTLTMLFATFMPNFFGDIKGAQELGTFLIYIFFVVVGVPASITLIIQKSPLLLLYCGIMVLINMLVTFIVAKIFKFSLEEAILASNANIGGPTTAAAMAISKGWSKLVGPILIVGTFGYIVGNYFGLLVGNILI, encoded by the coding sequence ATGAAGAGTTTTGTAAGTCCTGATAATATTTGGGTATTATGGGCAGTTGTAACTGGATGGGCAGCATTTAGTATTTATTTGGAACAAAAGTACAATTGGGCATCAAAAGTGTCGGGAGCAATAATAGCTCTTGTAGGAGCAATGTTATTATCAAATCTAAATATTATACCAGTAGAGTCTGTTGTATATGACCAAGTATGGGGATATGTTGTTCCTTTAGCCATAGCTTTATTGTTATATCAATGTAACATTAAAAAGATATGGAAAGAAAGTGGAAGATTGCTCATTATATTTCTTGTAGGTTCTGTAGGAACTGTACTTGGAGCTATGATTGGATTTTTGGCATTAAAAAATGTAGTACCAGATTTAAATATTGTTGCAGCTATGATGACAGGTTCTTATATAGGTGGAAATGTAAACTTTGCTGCTATGTCAGGCGCGTTTGATGCGCCAGGAGAATTAGTATCAGCAACAGTTGTAGCAGATAATCTTTTAATGGCATTATATTTCTTTGTCTTAATAGCTATACCATCAATTGGATTTTTTAGAAAACATTTTAAACATCCACATGTAGATGAAATGGAAAGTATAGGTATAACTGAAGGAGAAACAGTAGCAGCAAATTATTGGGGAAGAAAAGAAATATCTTTAAAAGATATAGCAATAGCCATTGGTAGTGCTTTTATAATTGTCGCAGTATCTGTAGAACTATCAACTTGGTTTAAAGCTATAATACCATTATCAAATCCTTTTTTAGCAATGTTAAATACTTTATTTGGAAATCAATATCTAATAATAACTACTTTGACTATGTTGTTTGCCACATTTATGCCTAATTTCTTTGGTGATATAAAAGGAGCACAGGAATTGGGTACATTTTTAATATATATATTCTTTGTTGTAGTAGGTGTTCCTGCTTCAATAACATTAATAATTCAAAAATCACCATTACTACTTTTATACTGCGGAATAATGGTACTAATAAACATGCTAGTTACATTTATAGTTGCAAAAATATTTAAGTTTAGTTTAGAAGAAGCTATTCTTGCATCTAATGCAAATATTGGTGGTCCTACAACAGCAGCAGCTATGGCAATATCAAAAGGATGGTCTAAGCTAGTAGGGCCAATACTTATAGTTGGAACATTTGGATACATAGTCGGTAATTATTTTGGTCTTTTAGTAGGAAATATTTTGATATAA
- a CDS encoding dipeptidase yields MIFDGHSDTWADVTIRRLNGEKDVFRRIHLDNFKRANIEGAIFVIWIDPPYDKEPEKRVKQIISSIKDEIEDMKDVVNIVKKYSDIDKGISENKINILIGLEGLSHIGRNIDLLDYFYKEVGARHASLTWNEQNELATGCLGDENRGLTEIGKKAVNKMEKLGMIVDVSHLNEKSFWDLMSVASKPVIASHSNARSLCDAKRNLTDNQLKEISNTGGLVGINSFRGFTNSNPKKQDLIHLVDHIDYMVNLIGIEHVSFGFDFSDYLGKETIGSFTGNASVPSVDGLESTHTAQNIVVELENRGYKKKDIELISSGNFYRLFKYILK; encoded by the coding sequence ATGATTTTCGATGGACATTCAGATACTTGGGCAGATGTAACAATAAGAAGGCTTAACGGGGAAAAAGATGTATTTAGAAGAATCCATCTTGATAATTTTAAAAGAGCAAATATAGAAGGAGCTATTTTTGTAATATGGATAGACCCACCATATGATAAAGAGCCTGAAAAAAGAGTTAAACAAATTATAAGCTCTATAAAAGATGAAATTGAAGATATGAAAGATGTTGTAAACATAGTAAAAAAATATTCAGATATAGATAAAGGTATAAGTGAAAACAAAATAAATATTTTAATTGGTCTTGAAGGATTAAGCCATATTGGAAGAAATATAGATTTACTAGATTATTTTTATAAAGAAGTTGGTGCAAGACATGCATCATTAACTTGGAATGAACAGAATGAACTTGCTACAGGATGTTTAGGGGATGAAAATCGTGGTTTAACTGAAATAGGTAAAAAAGCAGTCAATAAAATGGAAAAATTGGGCATGATAGTAGATGTGTCACATTTAAATGAAAAATCATTTTGGGATTTAATGTCTGTTGCAAGTAAGCCAGTTATAGCTTCTCATTCTAATGCTAGGAGTTTATGTGATGCTAAAAGAAATCTTACAGATAATCAATTAAAAGAAATTTCAAATACAGGTGGATTAGTTGGAATAAATAGTTTTAGAGGATTTACTAATAGTAATCCTAAGAAGCAAGATTTAATACATTTGGTTGACCATATAGACTATATGGTAAATCTTATAGGTATAGAACATGTATCTTTTGGTTTTGATTTTAGCGATTACTTAGGGAAAGAGACTATAGGTTCTTTTACTGGAAATGCTAGTGTGCCAAGTGTAGATGGTCTTGAAAGCACACATACAGCACAGAACATAGTAGTAGAGCTTGAAAATAGAGGTTATAAAAAGAAAGATATAGAGTTAATCTCTAGTGGTAATTTTTATAGGCTCTTTAAATATATACTAAAATAA
- a CDS encoding ABC transporter permease, with the protein MKKRYLVIGIIILSYFSLFIGAEDINIMHIFAKNQHKLMIFIMSRIPRLISILIAGVGMSIAGLIMQQISKNKFVSPTTGATIDAAQFGIVICMLLVPTASIFTKTIIAFVFSLVGTFTFMKIIGKLQFKNIIFVPLVGIMFGNIIGSMTDFIAYKYDLSQNVSSWMQGDFSMILKGNYEILYITIPLIILAYIYANKFTVVGMGMDFATNLGLSYKRIVNIGLIIVALVTVCVVVTAGNIPFIGLIVPNIVSLYMGDNIRANIWYTGLLGAIFVLICDIFGRIIIYPYEISIGLTVGVIGSILFLYLILRRNVNEA; encoded by the coding sequence ATGAAGAAAAGGTATTTAGTCATAGGAATAATAATTTTGTCTTATTTTTCTTTATTTATAGGAGCTGAAGATATAAATATAATGCATATATTTGCCAAAAATCAGCATAAACTTATGATATTTATCATGAGTAGAATACCAAGATTAATAAGTATATTGATTGCTGGTGTAGGAATGAGCATAGCAGGTCTTATAATGCAACAGATAAGTAAGAATAAATTTGTATCACCTACAACAGGTGCTACAATAGATGCAGCACAATTTGGGATAGTAATATGTATGCTTTTAGTACCAACTGCCTCTATTTTTACAAAGACAATAATAGCATTTGTATTTTCTCTTGTAGGGACTTTTACGTTTATGAAAATAATAGGGAAGTTACAATTTAAAAATATAATCTTTGTACCATTAGTAGGTATAATGTTTGGAAATATAATAGGTTCTATGACGGATTTTATCGCGTATAAATACGATTTGAGTCAAAATGTTAGTTCTTGGATGCAAGGTGACTTTTCTATGATACTTAAAGGAAATTATGAGATATTATATATCACAATACCCCTTATAATATTAGCATATATTTATGCAAATAAATTTACTGTTGTTGGTATGGGTATGGATTTTGCGACAAACTTAGGTCTTAGTTACAAAAGAATTGTCAATATAGGTCTGATAATAGTAGCACTTGTTACAGTATGTGTAGTCGTTACAGCTGGTAATATCCCTTTTATAGGTCTAATAGTTCCAAATATCGTATCCTTGTATATGGGTGATAATATAAGAGCAAACATATGGTATACTGGTTTACTTGGAGCGATATTTGTACTTATATGTGATATTTTTGGAAGAATTATTATTTATCCATATGAAATATCTATAGGGCTTACAGTTGGAGTTATAGGAAGTATACTATTCCTTTATTTAATATTAAGGAGGAATGTAAATGAAGCTTAG